A region of Fusarium keratoplasticum isolate Fu6.1 chromosome 6, whole genome shotgun sequence DNA encodes the following proteins:
- a CDS encoding Tautomerase-3 domain-containing protein has translation MPFYEVHHSYPLSDDERQSIARSITDLHCTAFTTPSFFVHVQTDNSKRIIGVVRTSPSPTKSDFDTLAANIEDAWYKALNPDRPEGKNHSTETQRLPMVAFLPMVTIREGGMAIPEAGQEGGWLKQQLPYMRIMSEQGLEDFTGLLQGLQDRKDLR, from the exons ATGCCCTTCTACGAGGTCCATCATTCATACCCTCTGAGCGATGACGAGCGTCAGTCCATCGCTCGCTCCATCACCGACCTCCACTGCACCGCATTTACAACCCCGTCGTTTTTCGTGCACGTACA AACCGACAACTCAAAACGCATCATTGGAGTCGTCCGCACATCTCCTTCCCCTACCAAGTCGGACTTTGATACCCTTGCTGCCAACATTGAAGATGCCTGGTACAAAGCGCTCAATCCTGACAGGCCTGAAGGGAAGAACCACTCTACCGAGACACAAAGATTGCCGATGGTTGCGTTTCTGCCAATGGTGACGATTCGCGAAGGAGGCATGGCAATCCCAGAAGCTGGTCAGGAGGGTGGATGGCTGAAACAACAGCTCCCTTACATGAGAATTATGAGTGAACAGGGGCTAGAAGACTTTACAGGCCTGCTTCAAGGGTTGCAGGATAGAAAGGACTTGAGGTAA
- a CDS encoding Beta-elim-lyase domain-containing protein, with translation MPSEVATTAFRYSFTDDYSEGAHPALLKALIASNESQETGYGRDTYCDLARQRIRFHLGRDDVGVFFVPSGTSANAISIAACLRPHEAVIAASSGHIVTRETGAVEASGHKIINVEPRNGKLTPESIERALEDNWHFPHMAKPRLVYISNATEFGTIYTRRELAAIKLVCEERGLILFLDGARIGAALTSKSNDMTLQDVMELTDIFWIGGTKNGALLGEAVVVKDAQLATDFEFYVKQHGSLLAKGRIIGAQFAELFKENLYFDLARGANLAAERLSRGISKAGYSVHAVTETNQVFAVLPLGLIKMLQKHFTFYVWEKWGDDEAIIRLLTTWATDSTQVEIFVGLVNDWAK, from the coding sequence ATGCCGTCCGAAGTCGCTACAACAGCTTTCCGATACAGCTTCACCGATGACTACAGCGAGGGAGCCCATCCGGCGTTGCTCAAGGCGTTGATAGCCAGCAACGAGTCTCAAGAGACAGGATACGGCCGCGACACATACTGCGACCTCGCGCGACAAAGGATCCGCTTTCATCTTGGTCGTGACGATGTTGGAGTCTTTTTCGTACCAAGCGGAACGTCAGCTaatgccatctccatcgccgcGTGCCTGCGACCGCACGAAGCTGTTATAGCTGCAAGTTCAGGACACATCGTCACGAGAGAGACGGGTGCGGTCGAGGCCAGCGGGCACAAGATCATCAACGTCGAGCCGCGCAACGGAAAGTTGACGCCCGAGTCGATCGAACGAGCCCTCGAAGATAACTGGCACTTTCCCCACATGGCCAAGCCCCGACTTGTATACATCTCCAATGCCACCGAGTTTGGGACGATATATACCAGGAGGGAGCTTGCTGCCATCAAGTTGGTCTGCGAGGAGCGTGGGCTCATCTTGTTCCTCGATGGTGCACGCATTGGGGCTGCCCTTACATCTAAAAGCAACGATATGACACTACAGGATGTTATGGAGTTGACGGACATCTTTTGGATCGGAGGTACCAAGAATGGTGCGCTTCTCGGTGAAGCTGTGGTGGTTAAAGATGCTCAACTGGCAACCGACTTTGAGTTCTACGTCAAGCAACATGGCTCTCTACTCGCCAAGGGTCGCATAATCGGTGCGCAGTTTGCCGAGCTATTCAAGGAGAACCTGTACTTTGATCTCGCACGGGGAGCGAACCTGGCAGCCGAGAGACTTTCCAGGGGCATCTCCAAAGCGGGATACTCGGTGCACGCTGTGACGGAGACCAACCAGGTGTTTGCGGTGCTTCCTCTTGGCCTGATCAAGATGCTGCAGAAGCACTTTACTTTTTACGTGTGGGAGAAATGgggagatgatgaggctATTATTCGGCTGTTGACGACGTGGGCGACGGACTCGACACAGGTGGAGATATTCGTTGGGCTTGTGAATGACTGGGCAAAATGA
- a CDS encoding Fungal-trans domain-containing protein: MDDGRRPDQAGPTSTLAEEYLSLMQEEFFIELYWQSHHAAVFPIIDEAEFREHYRSLWTAEGNVRKPSPLVDIVIAVSMQLGISATPAARRNFAKQEGDATVVGRRYYLRCQKLLAYELESPVISTLQSQILCSVYLCCANFQNMSDSACSPVIRSAHMLGLHLDPPESLPLKDREMRRRLWWAIYILDSKIGMKYGRPFLLNQTRFLPQLPEHSLEAAMEAGSRFSPLGSNLSWLTFHRLQTELFLAARTVYTSFFDDASGAFTGNSASENIDAFEAHAEAFRKSLREVDNWAQSVPDALKTSRLNNGRPLSTDSCPLDLELFAPLWLQRQRLLLELMYHNLCINLCRPFIFACSASTSGGVEQLGVRCAQHAATFTRIMHQVLFSTDILNGWHETFQWQWNAAMTLVGFVLAYPQATSTAEARKGVNTSLEVLDIYSTSFAVAAKAADVVRRLRAEVDRVAVITRQNSGVQVLTRQTGGIEMAQAVPADASSGAYENAPGETTDGLPLAENGIDIGDMSSTSLQAILNMAFDVDQWAEPYMLWPNGDGSGL, from the coding sequence ATGGATGATGGTCGCCGGCCTGACCAAGCCGGTCCCACATCGACTCTAGCAGAGGAATACCTGTCTTTGATGCAAGAAGAGTTCTTTATTGAGCTATACTGGCAATCTCACCATGCAGCTGTCTTTCCGATCATAGATGAGGCCGAGTTTCGTGAGCACTACAGATCCTTATGGACCGCTGAGGGCAACGTTAGGAAACCCTCCCCCCTTGTTGATATCGTGATTGCAGTGTCAATGCAGCTTGGCATCTCGGCAACTCCAGCGGCTCGGCGGAATTTCGCCAAGCAAGAAGGCGATGCTACAGTTGTTGGCCGGAGATACTATCTTCGCTGCCAGAAGCTTCTGGCATACGAGCTGGAGAGCCCTGTCATCTCAACTCTGCAAAGTCAGATACTGTGCTCCGTGTATCTCTGCTGCGCAAACTTTCAGAACATGTCAGACAGTGCTTGCAGCCCGGTTATCAGATCTGCACACATGCTCGGCCTTCATTTAGATCCACCAGAAAGCCTGCCGTTGAAAGACAGGGAGATGCGAAGGCGACTATGGTGGGCCATCTATATCCTGGATAGCAAGATTGGCATGAAATATGGCCGACCCTTCCTCCTGAACCAGACTAGGTTTCTCCCACAACTCCCGGAGCAtagcctcgaggctgccatggAGGCAGGATCCAGATTCAGTCCCCTCGGCTCCAACCTCAGTTGGTTGACTTTTCATCGTCTTCAAACGGAGTTATTCCTAGCTGCAAGGACCGTCTACACATCCTTCTTCGACGACGCATCAGGGGCATTCACAGGCAATTCTGCCTCGGAAAACATAGACGCTTTTGAAGCCCATGCAGAAGCTTTCCGCAAAAGCCTTAGAGAGGTTGATAATTGGGCCCAATCCGTGCCCGATGCTCTCAAGACCTCGCGACTCAACAATGGACGCCCCCTTTCGACAGACTCTTGTCCTCTCGACTTGGAACTCTTTGCGCCCCTCTGGCTTCAACGGCAACGCCTCTTGCTGGAACTCATGTATCACAACCTTTGCATCAACCTCTGTCGTCCATTTATCTTTGCTTGTTCAGCGTCAACATCTGGTGGCGTAGAGCAGTTGGGGGTTAGGTGTGCTCAACACGCTGCAACTTTTACCAGAATTATGCATCAAGTCCTTTTCTCTACAGATATCTTGAATGGCTGGCATGAAACATTCCAGTGGCAGTGGAATGCGGCCATGACACTTGTAGGCTTTGTTCTGGCTTACCCCCAAGCTACGTCCACAGCTGAGGCTAGGAAGGGGGTCAACACCTCCTTGGAAGTATTGGATATTTATAGCACCAGCTTTGCGGTGGCAGCAAAGGCTGCTGATGTTGTTCGCCGGCTTCGCGCTGAGGTTGATCGTGTCGCCGTCATCACGCGTCAAAACTCAGGTGTGCAGGTCTTGACGAGACAGACTGGGGGAATTGAAATGGCCCAGGCTGTCCCTGCTGACGCATCATCAGGGGCTTATGAAAATGCTCCGGGCGAGACCACTGACGGACTACCGCTGGCGGAAAACGGAATCGACATTGGCGACATGAGTTCGACGTCTCTGCAGGCCATTCTGAACATGGCCTTTGACGTCGACCAATGGGCCGAGCCTTATATGCTCTGGCCGAATGGAGATGGGTCGGGACTGTGA
- a CDS encoding BZIP domain-containing protein, which yields MTEEEREREKEEKKTRNRLSQQAFRRRTKEQIRELASLRNELQKEESERVKAYQRENRLLRQKLVQVQADLSRHLASIKSICNSVSATLDGTGDQVGEALEDAEGEEDDDREEYEEADEDVVPMTGPFSSTPTQGLSVSGPSSFTPQVFGPAPPLDSTPFTMQNAVPDAQCPTSAELVNGAGTSPFYAQLPGIWSHRYQMGPEPYFEAMSATQEASMILGKDFNWSNSPFSDHIQLLQRLLLSKLNGLGFAAGGQYPVQSIYQPVLMALSLFNSMTRPDVMAWYAKTRFYHIIELTAWQLFPSIATYNKLHPRYQPTPIQLEHQHPLVIDWIPFPALRDQLVQHHSANPDIDQIFCDAVTGYVVETPMASLVQGAPLATAYIRVTDLITAMDASMPGNDTDMATLPAPSVAMLFSSPAYARAAFRKLNMDKGAGYYKIDPAFFQKYPELRPGSGDLVAMGIPLKPKQQNILTYPKPLDPTTVQTYRSFIDFSIDAANTISSANIPAV from the exons ATGActgaagaggaaagagaacgagagaaggaggagaa AAAAACGCGCAACCGCCTCTCGCAGCAGGCGTTTCGTCGCAGGACCAAAGAACAAATCAGAGAATTAGCAAGCCTTCGTAATGAGCTGCagaaagaggagagcgagCGTGTCAAGGCTTACCAGCGGGAAAATCGTCTTCTGCGGCAGAAGCTTGTGCAGGTCCAGGCTGACCTGTCGAGGCATCTTGCATCGATAAAGTCCATATGCAATTCGGTTTCGGCGACGCTTGATGGTACTGGCGATCAAGTTGGTGAGGCTTTGGAAGATGCTGAgggcgaagaggatgacgacagGGAAGAATACGAAGAGGcagatgaggatgttgtccCCATGACGGGGCCCTTCTCCAGCACACCGACTCAGGGCCTTTCTGTTTCCGGGCCATCATCTTTTACGCCTCAGGTGTTTggtcctgctcctcctctcgaTTCTACCCCTTTTACCATGCAGAATGCTGTCCCAG ACGCACAATGCCCAACGTCTGCCGAACTTGTTAACGGCGCCGGCACCAGTCCTTTCTACGCTCAACTACCGGGTATCTGGAGTCATCGGTACCAAATGGGACCGGAGCCCTATTTTGAGGCCATGAGTGCGACTCAAGAAGCGAGCATGATCCTGGGGAAAGACTTTAACTGGAGTAACTCGCCCTTTTCGGACCACATTCAACTTCTTCAGCGTCTTTTACTGTCAAAACTAAACGGCCTTGGCTTTGCGGCAGGTGGTCAGTACCCGGTCCAGAG CATCTATCAACCCGTCCTTATGGCCTTGTCCCTGTTCAACAGCATGACAAGGCCTGACGTCATGGCCTGGTACGCCAAAACACGCTTCTATCACATCATCGAACTCACGGCTTGGCAACTATTCCCTTCCATCGCCACATACAACAAACTGCACCCAAGATATCAGCCCACACCGATCCAGCTGGAGCATCAACACCCATTAGTCATCGACTGGATCCCCTTCCCGGCGCTGCGAGACCAGCTCGTGCAGCATCACTCGGCCAATCCTGACATTGATCAGATCTTTTGTGATGCCGTCACGGGATACGTGGTTGAGACACCTATGGCTAGTCTTGTACAAGGAGCTCCCCTGGCCACGGCGTACATCCGCGTTACGGACCTGATCACGGCCATGGATGCTAGCATGCCTGGAAATGATACGGATATGGCGACACTGCCCGCCCCGAGCGTCGCGATGCTGTTCTCTTCTCCGGCATATGCCCGCGCTGCCTTTCGGAAACTCAACATGGACAAGGGAGCTGGATATTACAAAATCGATCCCGCGTTCTTTCAGAAATACCCAGAACTGCGTCCTGGATCAGGTGACCTTGTAGCAATGGGCATACCTCTCAAGCCGAAGCAGCAAAACATCTTGACGTACCCCAAGCCTCTGGATCCGACAACAGTCCAGACGTACCGCAGCTTCATCGACTTTTCCATCGACGCCGCCAACACAATCTCATCAGCAAACATCCCGGCTGTTTAG
- a CDS encoding beta-lactamase fold metallohydrolase family protein, translating to MAPTNFQSEVRITHITTATSILEIDGVSFLTDPVFGDAPVEYDITSLMPKGTEKTVLKFDEPPALGLHQLPVIDAILLSHEDHIDNLDDAGRTLLNGRPVLTTPDGAKNLAPRPAVQALKPWETVTLTLHGIKWEITGVPCVHMPGGEVIGFILRNDKFGYSEEGLPNAIYFTGDTVLLPDHFDIKQRFHIVVALMNLGDARFKIGGREEPLQITMGGKEAATLVRHLNADHLVPIHFESWHHFTQHGEDLEKVFEAEGILDRVCWLKPGEARRII from the coding sequence ATGGCTCCCACCAACTTTCAGAGCGAGGTCCGCATCACCCACATCACCACTGCCACTTCCATCTTGGAAATCGATGGAGTGAGCTTCCTCACCGACCCCGTCTTTGGGGACGCCCCTGTTGAGTACGACATTACCAGCCTGATGCCCAAAGGAACCGAGAAAACAGTCTTGAAGTTTGATGAACCGCCGGCCTTGGGACTGCATCAGCTTCCAGTCATTGACGCAATTCTGCTGAGTCATGAGGATCATATCGATAACTTGGATGATGCTGGTCGCACCCTTTTGAACGGCCGCCCAGTCCTCACTACTCCTGATGGTGCAAAGAATCTGGCCCCACGACCTGCGGTTCAGGCCCTTAAGCCTTGGGAGACTGTGACTCTGACACTGCACGGCATCAAGTGGGAGATTACCGGGGTCCCATGTGTTCATATGCCTGGAGGAGAGGTCATTGGCTTTATCCTACGAAACGACAAGTTCGGCTACAGCGAAGAAGGCTTACCCAACGCCATCTACTTTACTGGCGACACCGTTCTTCTTCCCGATCACTTCGACATCAAGCAGCGCTTCCATATTGTAGTTGCGCTCATGAACCTCGGCGATGCGAGATTCAAGATTGGTGGACGCGAAGAGCCACTTCAAATCACAATGGGCGGCAAGGAGGCTGCGACCCTCGTCCGCCATCTCAATGCCGATCACCTCGTCCCCATTCATTTCGAGTCTTGGCACCACTTTACTCAGCATGGcgaggacctcgagaagGTATTTGAGGCTGAAGGTATTCTGGATCGTGTCTGCTGGCTGAAGCCCGGAGAAGCGCGAAGGATTATCTAA
- a CDS encoding MFS domain-containing protein: MAQEKRASGSPQRAEQATQTFHDEIAKLTENIAGEIRNPPKGISRDQLLKDVAEFQRDKGLPDDTLPLLRKGALVAQSPADFEALEELDEVEKEALRQEVTHKWRHPRSLYYTIFLNSIAAAIQGWDQTGSNGANLTFHEALGIPDAAGSSCGPVANEGECAKNSWIIGFVNAMPYITICLFAGWISDSLNDSMCRRGVIFVAAIFSLLAPFGMAVSQTWGQLAACRMLLGIGMGLKEVTVPVFSAENSPAIIRGGLVMSWQIWTAFGIFLGTCSNLAVGRTGDISWRLQFGSAFIPAVPLVIGTWFCPESPRWYLKKGKHFKAWQSLLRLRNTPVQAARDLYYIYCLLEQEKALVHESGLKVTSNVLTRFVELFTIPRIRRATWASGIVMIAQQMCGINIIAFYSATIFKESGISDYTALWASFGFGIVNFLFAWPAVWTIDTFGRRTLLLFTFPNMVWTLLAAGLCYLIEPSVESSARVAAVATFVYLFCAFYSPGEGPVPFMYSAKVFPLSHREVGMSWAVATNNFWAAVLSLTFPRMLIAVTATGAFGFYAGLNLVALVLIFLFVPETKQKTLEELDYVFGVPDRTHAKYQLKTVLPWWFKRWILQRKGEVCPDLYDETLHQTRPGQA; this comes from the exons atggctcaagagaagagagcttCAGGCTCGCCCCAGAGAGCTGAACA GGCTACCCAAACATTCCACGACGAGATAGCAAAGCTCACTGAGAACATCGCCGGCGAAATCCGCAACCCCCCCAAAGGCATTTCCCGCGAccagctcctcaaggatgtTGCCGAGTTTCAGCGGGACAAGGGCTTACCCGACGACACCTTGCCTCTTCTTAGGAAGGGTGCGCTCGTGGCCCAGAGCCCGGCGGActttgaggctcttgaggagcttgatgaggtggagaaggaggctttACGACAGGAGGTTACTCACAAGTGGAGGCATCCTCGGTCGTTGTATTATACCATTTTTCTGAATTCGATTGCTGCTGCGATCCAGGGATGGGATCAG ACTGGCTCGAATGGTGCTAATCTGACCTTCCACGAAGCACTCGGCATCCCCGACGCGGCGGGATCATCCTGTGGGCCTGTTGCAAACGAGGGAGAATGCGCAAAGAATAGTTGGATCATCGGTTTTGTCAATGCCATGCCCTACATCACCATCTGTCTCTT TGCTGGTTGGATCTCGGACTCTCTCAACGACTCGATGTGCCGTCGGGGCGTCATCTTTGTAGCGGCcatcttttctcttctcgcGCCTTTTGGCATGGCCGTCTCGCAAACTTGGGGACAGCTGGCTGCGTGTCG CATGCTGCTCGGCATTGGCATGGGTCTCAAGGAAGTAACCGTGCCAGTCTTTTCTGCTGAAAACTCTCCCGCTATCATCCGCGGTGGCTTGGTCATGTCCTGGCAGATCTGGACAGCCTTTG GAATCTTTCTAGGTACCTGCTCCAACCTGGCAGTTGGGAGAACAGGTGACATTTCGTGGAGGCTGCAGTTCGGCTCTGCCTTTATCCCAGCCGTTCCGCTTGTCATTGGCACGTGGTTCTGCCCGGAGAGTCCGCGATGGTATCTCAAGAAGGGGAAGCACTTCAAGGCCTGGCAGTCACTCTTGAGGCTGCGAAATACCCCTGTGCAGGCGGCCAGGGATCTTTACTATATCTACTGCCTCTTGGAGCAGGAAAAGGCTCTGGTCCATGAGTCGGGCTTGAAGGTGACGAGCAATGTCCTTACTCGGTTTGTCGAACTCTTCACCATTCCTAGAATCAGACGAGCTACATGGGCTTCTGGAATTGTCATGATTGCCCAGCAGATGTGTG GCATCAACATAATTGCCTTCTATAGTGCAACCATCTTTAAAGAGAGTGGTATCAGCGACTACACAGCTCTTTGGGCCAGCTTCGGGTTTGGCATCGTCAACTTTCTCTTCGCATGGCCTGCCGTGTGGACGATTGATACTTTTGGGCGACGAACCCTGCTGTTGTTTACCTTTCCAAACATGGTTTGGACTCTGCTGG CTGCTGGTCTTTGTTACTTGATCGAGCCGAGCGTGGAAAGTAGTGCTCGAGTCGCTGCCGTGGCGACTTTTGTGTATCTCTTTTGTGCCTTTTACTCGCCAG GAGAGGGACCTGTCCCGTTCATGTACTCGGCAAAAGTATTTCCTTTGTCCCATCGGGAAGTCGGCATGTCCTGGGCCGTGGCGACAAACAACTTCTGGGCTGCCGTCCTGTCGTTGACCTTTCCACGGATGCTTATCGCTGTGACGGCCACGGGAGCCTTTGGGTTCTATGCGGGTCTGAACTTAGTCGCACTAGTCCTAATCTTCCTCTTTGTGCCTGAGACGAAGCAGAAgactcttgaggagcttgactATGTCTTTGGGGTGCCTGATCGGACCCATGCAAAGTATCAGCTCAAGACGGTGTTGCCGTGGTGGTTCAAGAGGTGGATTCTGCAACGCAAGGGTGAGGTCTGTCCCGATTTGTATGATGAGACGTTGCATCAGACTCGTCCTGGACAGGCGTAG
- a CDS encoding Pyrroline-5-carboxylate reductase codes for MTPSLQDAKVCFVGGGNMAAAIIGGLLAKNISKQNIYVSEPWEVNRNKMAETGVKTTADTKEASADADIVILAVKPQVAKTVCEELGAAWSDRESLPVVISIAAGITLTSIAEWFKQSSGRAPHIVRVMPNTPALVGEGASGLYAGEDVTEAERDLTSALLGTVSKATEWVEKEELLDVVTGLSGSGPAYFFAFVEHLIASATSLGLSEEQATRLAKQTCFGAGKMLVESSEEPAQLRKNVTSPNGTTHAALVSFENSGLKAIVDGAVKAATSRAEELGKN; via the exons ATGACTCCTTCACTACAAGATGCCAAGGTCTGCTTCGTCGGCGGTGGTAACATGGCCGCCGCCATTATCGGAGGTCTCCTCGCCAAGAACATCTCCAAGCAGAACATCTACGTCTCGGAGCCGTGGGAGGTGAACCGAAACAAGATGGCCGAAACTGGCGTCAAGACCACTGCCGACACCAAGGAAGCCTCTGCCGACGccgacatcgtcatcctcgccgtcaaGCCCCAAGTCGCCAAGACGGTCTGTGAGGAGCTCGGTGCCGCCTGGTCTGACCGCGAGAGCCTGCCGGTTGTCATTTCTATCGCCGCCGGTATCACATTGACCAGCATCGCCGAGTGGTTCAAGCAGTCCAGCGGTCGTGCCCCTCACATTGTGCGCGTCATGCCCAACACCCCCGCCCTGGTTGGAGAGGGAGCTTCTGGCCTGTACGCCGGCGAGGACGTGACAGAGGCCGAGAGGGACTTGACCTCTGCTCTCCTGGGCACTGTCAGCAAGGCCACTGAGtgggttgagaaggaggagcttctggaTGTTGTCACTGGTCTTTCAG GCTCCGGCCCTGCTTACTTCTTCGCCTTTGTCGAGCACTTGATCGCCAGTGCCACCAGCCTCGGTCTTTCTGAGGAGCAGGCTACCCGCCTGGCCAAGCAGACCTGCTTCGGAGCCGGCAAGATGCTTGTCGAGTCGTCAGAGGAGCCCGCCCAGCTGCGCAAGAACGTCACCAGCCCCAACGGTACCACCCATGCCGCCCTGGTGAGCTTTGAGAACTCCggcctcaaggccatcgtcgacggagctgtcaaggctgctaCCTCTCGTGCCGAGGAGCTTGGAAAGAACTAA
- a CDS encoding Lactamase-B domain-containing protein — MTATSSLRADLYNASAIPTNKSLPDGSVGLWQPTVVTLISGKSEAVLVDTLFTSEQGVSLGDWIQDTLNGKKLSTIYITHGHGDHWFNLHYLVKRFPGVEVVSTQESIDHMSTQLTPEYRAVWHDLFPGQINEESFEIVAKPLKDNKFTLEGHTFEAVHAGHSDTDATTFLYVPSLNLTVAGDIVYNDVHMWMAESPSEKHRDAWIECLDKLEPYNPAIVIGSHHRPGGVDGAFNIGASREYIKTFSRLVKESKSAKQLYDSMLHAYPDRIGKLVLWLGCQAQFP; from the coding sequence ATGACCGCCACGTCTTCCCTCAGGGCTGATCTTTACAATGCCTCTGCCATTCCGACCAATAAATCCTTGCCAGATGGTTCAGTCGGTCTATGGCAGCCCACGGTTGTGACTCTCATCTCGGGCAAGTCTGAAGCCGTCCTCGTTGACACTCTCTTCACCTCTGAGCAAGGCGTCTCCCTCGGCGACTGGATCCAGGACACGCTAAACGGCAAGAAACTGTCAACCATCTATATCacccatggccatggtgacCACTGGTTCAATCTCCATTATCTGGTCAAGCGATTTCCAGGGGTTGAGGTCGTTTCAACTCAGGAATCGATTGACCACATGTCGACTCAGCTGACGCCCGAATACCGCGCTGTGTGGCACGACCTCTTCCCAGGACAGATCAATGAAGAGTCTTTTGAGATTGTGGCGAAACCTTTGAAGGATAACAAATTCACACTCGAGGGTCACACCTTTGAGGCGGTCCACGCTGGTCACTCTGACACGGACGCAACGACGTTTCTTTACGTTCCTTCGCTAAACTTGACGGTCGCTGGTGACATTGTCTACAACGATGTACACATGTGGATGGCCGAGTCTCCGTCTGAGAAACATCGAGATGCCTGGATCGAGTGTCTCGACAAGTTGGAACCTTACAACCCCGCCATCGTCATTGGCTCTCATCACCGCCCTGGTGGCGTTGATGGAGCCTTCAACATAGGTGCTTCGAGGGAGTACATAAAAACATTTAGCAGACTTGTGAAGGAGTCCAAATCGGCCAAACAGTTGTACGACAGCATGCTTCACGCTTACCCGGACCGGATTGGGAAACTTGTCTTGTGGTTGGGCTGCCAGGCCCAGTTCCCTTGA